In a genomic window of Nodosilinea sp. E11:
- a CDS encoding GUN4 domain-containing protein, giving the protein MDGEGSQAELAARLEALEARVEGFLQQGLVERIARLEDALTLVTDVERYQPLQLLLKTGKLQEADEETVRVILQQAGTPNREDLTPEAIRLFPCSVLRVIDRLWTTYTGGRFGFSVQLQIYKAVGGTLESAIAQDPAALNRLGEQVGWRRNDQWKTVDQARHDFNDPVGCYPVIWWDSPYGAKMVNYFLSRLFTCEL; this is encoded by the coding sequence ATGGACGGGGAAGGGTCTCAGGCAGAACTGGCTGCTCGTTTAGAGGCACTGGAGGCCAGGGTAGAAGGGTTTCTTCAGCAGGGCTTGGTAGAGCGGATTGCCCGACTCGAAGACGCCCTAACCTTGGTTACCGACGTAGAACGCTACCAGCCCCTGCAACTGTTGCTGAAAACCGGCAAGCTGCAAGAGGCCGATGAAGAAACGGTGCGGGTAATTTTGCAGCAGGCGGGCACCCCCAACCGCGAAGACCTCACCCCCGAAGCTATTCGGCTGTTTCCCTGTAGCGTGCTGCGGGTGATCGATCGCCTGTGGACTACCTATACTGGCGGGCGCTTTGGCTTTAGCGTGCAGCTTCAAATCTATAAAGCGGTGGGCGGCACCCTAGAAAGCGCGATCGCCCAAGACCCCGCCGCCCTCAACCGGCTGGGCGAACAGGTGGGGTGGCGACGAAACGACCAGTGGAAGACCGTTGACCAGGCCCGGCACGACTTCAATGACCCCGTGGGCTGCTACCCCGTAATCTGGTGGGATTCGCCCTACGGGGCCAAGATGGTGAATTATTTTCTCAGTCGACTGTTCACCTGCGAACTGTAA
- a CDS encoding ABC transporter permease: protein MSTTIPTSSALREAAPSLENAELKAWKTDVLKSQGLVSGAFVQETLAMTRRLFIQLQRRPTTLVAGVIQPLIWLVLFGALFQNVPAGLFGESRNYGQFLGAGIIVFTAFGGALNAGLPVMFDREFGFLNRFLVAPLASRYSIVVASALFIAALSLVQTAAILALSAVLGAGLPTVPGLLLVLFIVMALVLGVTALSLGLTFALPGHIELIGVIFVTNLPLLFSSTALVPLDFMPQWLQVVASLNPLTYAIEPIRYVYLHPTWSLGSTVMQTPFAAVSLGACLAVLVAFCGLSLGLIQPLLRRRIA, encoded by the coding sequence ATGAGTACCACCATTCCCACCTCATCTGCGCTGCGAGAGGCTGCCCCCAGCCTCGAAAATGCCGAACTTAAAGCCTGGAAAACCGACGTATTAAAATCTCAGGGATTGGTTTCTGGGGCCTTTGTGCAAGAGACCCTGGCGATGACGCGGCGGCTGTTTATTCAGCTTCAGCGTCGCCCGACCACCCTGGTGGCGGGGGTCATTCAGCCGTTGATCTGGCTGGTGCTGTTTGGGGCGCTGTTTCAAAACGTACCCGCTGGCCTGTTTGGCGAAAGCCGCAACTACGGTCAGTTTTTGGGGGCAGGCATCATCGTGTTTACGGCCTTTGGCGGGGCGCTCAATGCCGGGCTGCCGGTAATGTTTGACCGCGAGTTTGGCTTTCTCAACCGCTTTTTAGTGGCCCCGCTGGCCTCGCGCTACTCCATTGTGGTGGCGTCGGCGCTGTTTATTGCCGCCCTCAGTCTGGTGCAAACAGCGGCCATTTTGGCCCTCAGTGCGGTACTTGGAGCCGGGTTGCCCACGGTGCCTGGGCTGTTGCTGGTGCTATTTATTGTGATGGCGCTGGTGTTAGGGGTCACTGCCTTGAGTTTGGGGTTGACCTTTGCTCTGCCCGGCCACATTGAGCTAATCGGGGTAATTTTTGTCACTAACCTACCCCTGTTGTTTTCGAGCACGGCGCTAGTGCCCTTAGACTTTATGCCTCAATGGCTACAGGTGGTGGCCAGCTTAAACCCGCTGACCTATGCGATCGAGCCAATTCGCTACGTGTACCTGCATCCGACCTGGAGTCTGGGCAGCACGGTGATGCAAACGCCCTTTGCGGCGGTGTCGCTGGGGGCCTGTCTGGCGGTGCTGGTGGCATTTTGCGGGCTGTCCCTGGGGCTGATTCAGCCGCTGCTGCGCCGCCGTATTGCCTAG
- a CDS encoding ABC transporter ATP-binding protein — protein MAAAVTIKNLKKSYGTVAAVRDVSLTIESGEIFGLLGPNGAGKTTTIRCLCTLTTPDSGTLEVMGISVVDQPRLVRQYLGYIAQEVALDKVLTGRELLQLQADIYHMPKRVSGRRIDQMIDLLELGDWADKKTGTYSGGLRKRLDLALGLLHQPDLLVLDEPTVGLDIETRAAVWTFLRQLRAAGTTILITSHYLEEVDALADRVAIIDRGQVIAAGTPSDLKDKIGGDRITLRIREFTSDAEAEQAQAMLSELPVVREVIVNAAQGNSLNLVVDRQPDVLLTVQQALKAADLPVFGIAQSRPSLDDVYLAATGRTLMDAELAAVGQRDLKKEKKQAMKGR, from the coding sequence ATGGCCGCAGCGGTAACAATTAAAAACCTGAAGAAGTCTTACGGGACAGTGGCGGCAGTGCGCGATGTGTCGCTCACCATTGAGTCCGGCGAAATTTTTGGCCTGCTGGGGCCAAACGGGGCGGGCAAAACCACCACCATTCGCTGCCTCTGCACCCTGACCACCCCCGACAGCGGCACCTTAGAGGTAATGGGCATCTCGGTGGTCGATCAGCCTCGGCTGGTGCGCCAGTACCTGGGCTACATTGCTCAGGAGGTGGCCCTCGACAAGGTGCTGACCGGACGCGAGCTGCTTCAGCTCCAGGCCGACATTTACCACATGCCTAAAAGGGTGTCGGGCCGCCGCATCGATCAGATGATCGATCTGCTAGAACTGGGCGACTGGGCCGACAAAAAGACCGGCACCTACTCCGGCGGTCTTAGAAAGCGGCTAGATCTAGCTTTGGGGCTATTGCACCAGCCCGATCTGCTGGTGCTCGACGAACCCACGGTGGGGCTCGATATTGAAACCCGCGCAGCCGTGTGGACGTTTTTACGGCAGCTGCGGGCGGCGGGCACCACCATTCTGATTACCAGCCACTATTTAGAAGAAGTAGATGCCTTGGCCGACCGGGTAGCCATTATCGATCGCGGTCAGGTGATTGCAGCGGGCACCCCCAGCGACCTGAAGGACAAAATTGGGGGCGATCGCATCACCCTGCGCATCCGCGAATTTACCTCCGACGCTGAGGCCGAGCAGGCCCAAGCCATGTTGTCAGAGCTGCCCGTTGTGCGGGAAGTGATTGTCAATGCGGCCCAGGGCAATTCGTTGAACTTGGTGGTCGACCGTCAGCCCGATGTGCTGCTGACGGTACAGCAGGCGCTCAAAGCTGCCGACTTGCCTGTCTTTGGCATTGCCCAATCGCGGCCTAGCCTCGACGACGTGTATCTGGCGGCCACGGGGCGCACCCTCATGGATGCCGAATTGGCTGCTGTGGGGCAGCGCGACTTAAAAAAAGAAAAGAAACAGGCTATGAAGGGACGTTAG
- a CDS encoding COR domain-containing protein, translated as MTWCAYGDDGFQAGYTSLSSNDSPNKNSISHLPRELALLSRLRTLILDGNPLEEIPESVTKIASLEKISAIEIGLKRINPRISKLEILNKIDLRGNQIECLPKEIEQLRKLKELDLCGNYLATVPSFAFSLDSLRTLTLSANQITSLPEDIQQNKALVNLALDYNKLEGIPDCVDKLQSLRSLNLSGNRISHASEAIGNIHSLLYLDLSFNELELIPASINRLRNLQSLVLHSNKIRTIPAFICELKELENVIFRWNQIKSIPDELTCLKELQRIDCSHNKINAIPRNINQLKKLKHLELACNEIEAFPVELTALKELEFLDLQSNSILSIPREIELLTNLNYLDLRSNPLPISPEILGSPDLDDSPGSVEGIFNYLKELYGGKVKPLNEAKMLLVGQPLVGKTSLINRLVDNHYNSDESQTDGLKVRSWGVHINSKDVRLNVWDFGGQEIYHATHQFFLTKRSLYLLVCNCRTSEDENRIEYWLKLIQSFGSESPVIIVGNKSDEQPLDINRKALRQKYPNICAILETSCQSGNGIEDLRATITSEVGKLRDVYNLLPLSWFKVKEQLEALDKDFISYGEYIGICHQNQIPEEQNQTQLIDLLHNLGLVLNFREHDFLQNTNVLNPDWVTQGIYTLLSDDTLKTQGKGILDYDDLSRVLEPTRYPPERHRYLTELMQEFQLCFELPDCSCPRFLIPGLLPKDEPDDTRLKGETLEFQYHYRILPESVLSRFIVLSHEKIHEQTCWRSGVMLEYCEGDEVCNIARVKADPEDKKIFISISGRETIRRIFLALIRDTFTKIHKSFADLEVTEWVPVPGHPDHPPLDYQELLGQEGMGIQEFPIGKLRLRLNLRQLLDGYEPVEARRQRDLKERGLDIEERYGDIHLNIHQGSRATHQHGSGDNVAGDLIQGDKHSQS; from the coding sequence ATGACTTGGTGCGCCTATGGAGATGACGGATTTCAAGCAGGATACACCTCACTATCAAGCAATGATTCTCCAAACAAAAATTCCATATCGCACCTACCAAGAGAATTAGCCTTACTAAGCAGACTTCGGACATTGATCCTTGACGGGAATCCTTTAGAAGAGATCCCGGAAAGCGTGACCAAAATTGCCTCCTTGGAAAAGATTTCAGCAATCGAAATTGGATTAAAAAGAATCAATCCGAGAATATCCAAGCTTGAAATTCTAAATAAAATTGATTTAAGAGGCAACCAAATAGAATGTTTGCCAAAAGAGATCGAACAACTTAGAAAATTAAAAGAACTTGATCTCTGTGGCAATTATTTAGCCACAGTTCCGAGCTTCGCATTCTCTCTTGACTCACTTAGAACTTTAACCCTGAGCGCCAATCAAATAACAAGCTTGCCAGAGGATATTCAGCAAAATAAAGCCCTCGTAAATCTTGCACTAGACTATAATAAACTTGAAGGAATTCCAGATTGTGTAGACAAGCTTCAGAGCTTAAGAAGTCTAAATTTGAGTGGGAATAGAATTTCCCATGCTTCTGAAGCCATAGGCAATATTCACAGCCTCTTATACCTAGACTTGTCCTTTAATGAACTTGAATTAATACCAGCTTCTATTAATCGACTCAGAAATCTGCAATCTCTCGTTTTACATAGCAATAAAATTAGAACCATTCCAGCCTTCATTTGCGAACTAAAAGAGCTTGAAAATGTCATTTTCAGATGGAACCAGATCAAATCTATTCCTGATGAGCTAACTTGCTTAAAAGAGCTTCAAAGAATCGATTGTTCACACAATAAAATCAATGCGATACCCAGAAATATAAATCAACTGAAGAAGCTAAAACATCTTGAGCTTGCATGCAACGAAATTGAGGCATTTCCTGTCGAACTGACAGCATTGAAAGAGCTTGAATTTCTTGATCTTCAAAGCAATTCAATACTTTCTATTCCCAGAGAGATCGAATTGTTAACCAATTTAAATTACTTGGATTTACGAAGCAATCCTCTTCCTATATCCCCAGAGATACTTGGCTCTCCTGACCTCGATGATTCACCAGGCTCTGTAGAAGGTATTTTCAACTATCTAAAAGAACTATATGGTGGCAAGGTAAAACCCCTAAATGAGGCTAAGATGCTTTTGGTGGGACAACCCCTTGTTGGTAAGACTTCTTTAATAAACCGACTTGTCGATAATCATTACAATAGTGATGAATCACAAACTGACGGCCTTAAGGTTCGCTCTTGGGGTGTCCACATCAATAGCAAAGACGTGCGCCTCAACGTGTGGGACTTTGGTGGCCAAGAAATCTACCACGCCACCCACCAGTTCTTTCTCACCAAGCGCAGCCTCTACCTGCTCGTCTGCAACTGCCGCACCAGCGAAGACGAAAACCGCATCGAATACTGGCTGAAGCTGATCCAAAGCTTTGGCAGCGAGTCGCCTGTCATCATCGTCGGCAATAAAAGCGACGAGCAACCCCTTGATATCAACCGCAAAGCCCTGCGGCAAAAATACCCCAATATCTGCGCCATTCTCGAAACCTCTTGCCAAAGTGGCAATGGCATCGAAGACCTGCGGGCCACAATCACCTCAGAAGTGGGCAAACTGCGCGATGTCTACAATTTGCTGCCTCTCTCCTGGTTCAAGGTCAAAGAACAGCTCGAAGCCCTCGACAAAGACTTCATCAGCTACGGCGAATACATCGGCATCTGCCACCAAAACCAAATCCCCGAAGAGCAAAACCAAACCCAGCTCATCGACCTACTCCATAATCTGGGCCTGGTGCTCAACTTTCGTGAGCACGACTTTTTGCAAAACACCAACGTCCTCAACCCCGATTGGGTCACCCAGGGCATCTACACCCTGCTCAGCGACGATACCCTCAAAACCCAGGGCAAAGGCATTCTCGATTACGACGATCTGAGCCGGGTGCTAGAGCCGACCCGCTACCCTCCCGAGCGCCACCGCTACCTCACCGAACTCATGCAAGAGTTTCAGCTCTGCTTTGAGCTGCCCGACTGCTCCTGCCCCCGCTTTCTCATCCCCGGTCTGCTGCCCAAAGACGAACCCGACGACACTAGGCTAAAGGGTGAAACTCTTGAATTTCAATACCACTACCGCATTCTGCCCGAGAGCGTGCTATCGCGGTTCATCGTCCTCAGCCACGAAAAAATCCACGAGCAAACCTGCTGGCGCAGCGGCGTCATGCTGGAATATTGCGAAGGCGACGAGGTCTGTAACATTGCTCGCGTCAAAGCCGACCCCGAAGATAAAAAGATTTTCATCTCCATCAGCGGGCGCGAAACCATCCGCCGAATTTTCCTGGCTCTTATCCGCGACACCTTTACCAAAATCCATAAGAGCTTTGCCGATCTGGAGGTGACCGAGTGGGTGCCCGTCCCTGGACACCCCGACCATCCCCCGCTCGACTACCAAGAGCTACTGGGCCAAGAAGGCATGGGCATCCAAGAATTTCCCATCGGCAAACTGCGCCTGCGCCTCAACCTGCGCCAGCTCCTCGACGGCTACGAACCCGTAGAAGCCCGCCGCCAGCGCGACCTCAAAGAACGCGGCCTCGATATCGAAGAACGCTACGGCGATATTCATCTCAACATTCACCAGGGTAGCCGCGCCACCCACCAGCACGGCAGCGGCGATAATGTAGCAGGCGACCTCATCCAAGGTGACAAACACAGCCAATCGTAG